One genomic window of Nakamurella panacisegetis includes the following:
- the rplS gene encoding 50S ribosomal protein L19 has protein sequence MNTLDALDSASLRSDLPDFRPGDTVKVHVKVIEGSRSRIQIFAGHVIRRQGGGIRETFTVRKVSFGVGVERTFPVHSPNLDKIELVTKGDVRRAKLYYLRELRGKAAKIKEKRDR, from the coding sequence ATGAACACCCTGGACGCTCTGGACTCCGCCTCGTTGCGGTCCGATCTTCCGGATTTCCGGCCCGGCGACACCGTCAAGGTGCACGTCAAGGTCATCGAGGGCTCGCGCTCCCGTATCCAGATCTTCGCCGGCCACGTCATCCGTCGACAGGGTGGTGGCATTCGCGAGACTTTCACCGTCCGCAAGGTCAGCTTCGGTGTCGGCGTCGAGCGCACCTTCCCGGTGCACTCCCCGAACCTGGACAAGATCGAGCTGGTCACCAAGGGCGACGTCCGTCGGGCCAAGCTCTACTACCTGCGTGAGCTGCGCGGCAAGGCCGCCAAGATCAAGGAGAAGCGCGACCGCTGA